A genomic window from Hyphomicrobiales bacterium includes:
- a CDS encoding D-alanine--D-alanine ligase, with product MPERKYNHVAVLLGGWSAEREVSLASGACCAAALREAGYEVTEVDVDRDIVATLQALKPDVCFNILHGHFGEDGGMQAILEMLEIPYTHSGVLASALAMDKERAKIVMKAVGVPVAESRVVDMSRLAAGEESIARPFVLKPVAEGSSVGVFLVREDSNFNPDVILADSKLRRYRWMAERYVPGLELTCAVMGETPLGVTEILPAENLAFYDYEAKYAAGGSRHVIPARISPDIYRSIERLSLAAHQALGCRGVSRSDFRLDERADGSFELICLEVNTQPGMTATSLVPEQAAHKGMPLAELVHWMVEDASCNR from the coding sequence ATGCCCGAACGCAAATACAACCACGTCGCAGTGCTGCTCGGCGGCTGGTCGGCCGAGCGCGAGGTGAGCCTTGCTTCGGGGGCATGCTGCGCGGCGGCGCTGCGCGAGGCCGGCTACGAGGTCACCGAGGTGGACGTCGACCGCGATATCGTTGCAACGCTCCAGGCGCTGAAGCCGGACGTCTGCTTCAATATCCTCCATGGTCACTTCGGCGAGGACGGCGGCATGCAGGCCATCCTCGAGATGCTGGAGATCCCCTACACCCACTCGGGCGTGCTCGCCTCCGCCCTCGCCATGGACAAGGAGCGCGCCAAGATCGTCATGAAGGCGGTCGGCGTGCCGGTCGCCGAGAGCCGTGTCGTGGACATGTCCCGCCTTGCGGCCGGCGAGGAGTCGATCGCCCGCCCCTTCGTCTTGAAGCCGGTCGCCGAGGGCTCGAGCGTCGGCGTCTTCCTCGTGCGCGAGGATTCCAATTTCAATCCGGACGTCATCCTCGCCGACTCCAAGCTGCGCCGCTACCGCTGGATGGCCGAGCGCTATGTGCCGGGGCTCGAATTGACCTGCGCCGTCATGGGCGAAACCCCTCTCGGGGTGACGGAGATTCTGCCGGCCGAGAACCTCGCGTTCTACGATTACGAGGCCAAGTATGCCGCCGGAGGCTCCCGCCATGTCATTCCGGCGCGAATTTCACCGGATATTTACCGTTCCATTGAGAGACTGTCGTTAGCGGCCCATCAGGCACTCGGATGCCGCGGCGTCTCGCGTTCGGATTTCCGCCTCGACGAGCGTGCCGACGGATCGTTCGAGCTGATCTGCCTCGAAGTGAACACGCAGCCGGGCATGACCGCGACCTCGCTGGTCCCCGAGCAGGCGGCGCACAAGGGCATGCCGCTCGCCGAGTTGGTGCATTGGATGGTGGAGGACGCGAGTTGCAACCGCTGA
- the ftsA gene encoding cell division protein FtsA translates to MLSAFDKRRGAERIVTVLDIGSSKVCCMIAALAPWAGSNHAIGKPLKARLLAVATKQARGIKSGVIVDMNDAEEAVRAVIGRAEQMAGVTVEDVVVSVSCGRLRSTNFTARRRLPGERVTDGDIDHLLQTARRFAEKDERVALHLGALSYQVDGTPGIVDPRGRPASELAAEVHVVTAEGSPLDAIVGLLDRCHLDIEGLVPTPYASALAVLSAEEARLGVACIDMGGGTTTLSIFAEGQFVYTDAVALGGHHVTYDIARQLSAPLAEAERIKTLYGTIIGAASDAHEVISYPLVGQDEDAGLHQVTRADIREIIQGRVHETLELVARRLEGSGFAEFAGDRIVLTGGASQLTGVGAYAAQVFARPVRIGRPQPFAGLPENVRAPGFSTVVGLLHARAMPRGIGVAGEGQGTRTPRGYLGRVGQWFKESFWDEEPSLARGA, encoded by the coding sequence GTGCTGAGTGCGTTCGACAAACGACGGGGCGCGGAGCGTATCGTGACCGTGCTCGACATCGGATCCTCCAAGGTCTGCTGCATGATCGCGGCTCTGGCGCCCTGGGCAGGCAGCAACCACGCCATCGGCAAACCGCTGAAGGCGCGACTCCTGGCCGTGGCGACCAAGCAGGCCCGCGGCATCAAGTCCGGCGTGATCGTCGACATGAACGATGCCGAGGAGGCGGTCCGCGCCGTGATCGGCCGGGCCGAGCAGATGGCGGGCGTCACCGTCGAGGACGTCGTCGTTTCGGTCTCGTGCGGGCGCTTGCGCAGCACCAATTTCACGGCCCGCCGCCGCTTGCCGGGCGAGCGTGTGACGGATGGCGACATCGACCACCTGCTGCAAACCGCCCGTCGCTTCGCCGAGAAGGACGAGCGCGTCGCCCTCCATCTCGGCGCGCTCTCCTATCAGGTGGACGGCACCCCCGGCATCGTCGATCCGCGCGGGCGCCCGGCCTCGGAACTCGCCGCCGAAGTGCACGTCGTGACCGCCGAGGGCTCCCCACTCGATGCCATCGTCGGCCTGCTCGATCGTTGTCACCTCGACATCGAGGGGCTGGTTCCGACGCCCTATGCAAGCGCCCTCGCCGTACTCAGCGCCGAGGAAGCGAGGCTCGGCGTCGCCTGCATCGACATGGGTGGCGGCACCACGACGCTCTCGATCTTCGCCGAGGGCCAATTCGTCTACACCGACGCGGTCGCGCTCGGCGGGCATCACGTCACATACGATATCGCGCGCCAGCTCTCTGCGCCGCTTGCCGAGGCCGAGCGAATCAAGACGCTTTATGGCACAATCATCGGGGCGGCTTCGGACGCCCACGAGGTCATCTCCTATCCGCTCGTCGGCCAGGACGAGGATGCCGGGTTGCACCAGGTCACGCGCGCCGACATTCGGGAGATCATCCAGGGACGGGTTCACGAGACCCTGGAACTCGTCGCAAGGCGGCTCGAGGGGAGTGGCTTTGCCGAGTTCGCCGGGGACCGCATCGTGCTGACGGGGGGAGCCAGCCAGTTGACGGGGGTAGGGGCGTATGCGGCGCAGGTGTTCGCCAGACCGGTCCGCATCGGTCGGCCGCAACCGTTCGCCGGCCTGCCCGAGAACGTCCGCGCGCCGGGCTTTTCGACCGTCGTCGGCTTGTTGCACGCGCGCGCCATGCCGCGGGGCATCGGCGTTGCCGGCGAGGGCCAGGGCACACGCACGCCGCGAGGCTACCTCGGGCGCGTCGGGCAATGGTTCAAGGAGAGCTTCTGGGACGAGGAGCCGAGTTTGGCTCGCGGAGCTTGA
- the bamD gene encoding outer membrane protein assembly factor BamD, producing MRHSWRKAMTPLALCAALTSAGCSMFGGDEAAAPGIVEPAGAIYSDADRMLGSGSYEAAAKRFEDVDRDHPYAAEARRALVMAAYSYFRAELYDEAISSAKRYTTLHPGTSDAALAHHIIASSYFRQINDPARDQSKTKLALEELQTLVRRYPDSKYAEEAQNRIRITQDVLAASEMNVGRFYLKKQQYEGAISRFRTVVTDYQTTAHVEEALYRLTEAYLALGIVNEAQTAAAVLGHNFPESKWYRDAYALLGNEGYQPNESSGSWISRAWSSTIAAINPF from the coding sequence ATGAGGCACAGCTGGCGTAAGGCAATGACTCCCCTTGCGCTTTGCGCGGCGCTCACGAGTGCCGGTTGCTCCATGTTCGGTGGCGACGAAGCCGCTGCGCCGGGCATTGTCGAGCCGGCCGGCGCTATCTATTCCGATGCCGACCGCATGCTCGGCTCGGGCAGCTACGAAGCTGCTGCTAAGCGTTTCGAGGACGTGGACCGCGATCATCCCTACGCGGCCGAGGCCCGCCGCGCGCTCGTCATGGCGGCCTATTCCTATTTCCGGGCGGAGCTTTACGACGAGGCGATCTCTTCCGCCAAGCGCTACACCACGCTGCATCCTGGCACCAGCGATGCCGCGCTCGCCCACCACATCATCGCCTCCTCCTACTTCCGCCAGATCAACGATCCGGCGCGTGACCAGAGCAAGACCAAGCTCGCGCTCGAGGAACTGCAGACGCTGGTTCGGCGCTATCCCGACAGCAAGTATGCCGAGGAAGCCCAGAATCGCATCCGGATCACGCAGGACGTGCTCGCGGCATCGGAAATGAACGTCGGGCGCTTCTATCTGAAGAAGCAACAGTATGAAGGCGCGATCAGCCGCTTCCGTACGGTCGTCACGGACTACCAGACCACCGCACACGTCGAGGAGGCGCTCTACCGACTGACGGAGGCCTATCTCGCGCTCGGGATCGTGAACGAGGCGCAGACGGCCGCAGCCGTGCTCGGCCACAACTTCCCCGAGAGCAAGTGGTACCGCGACGCCTATGCCTTGCTCGGCAACGAGGGCTATCAGCCGAACGAGAGTTCGGGCTCCTGGATCAGCCGCGCTTGGTCGAGCACCATCGCGGCGATCAATCCCTTCTGA
- a CDS encoding FtsQ-type POTRA domain-containing protein yields the protein MQPLSRHREPHFSGGDIGGSRMPAVDATGDLPRVVRRAAQEARRGRNRGQRALGRWAAGLRRLAAFAVIAVMLAVPAAAALAWQGRLPTGLADLAMLADRLGVALDLDISHVAVVGHRHTSDGEIYSALGLDERATFLGFSGVAARERLARLAWVESTRLVYILPDTLMVEVTERTPGLVWQNRGMLFLVDGAGHILEPVAPTAFTQLPLIVGEGAPEAARDLFDVIAAHGALADEVRAYVRVAERRWTLELRDGRSIHLPAARDDIAGGERAMLAASLATARRLLDDPRLEGGVSEIDLRVPDEPLLLVGRRVSEATGSVRRGG from the coding sequence TTGCAACCGCTGAGCAGGCATCGTGAGCCGCATTTTTCCGGTGGTGACATCGGCGGCTCGCGCATGCCTGCGGTCGATGCGACCGGCGACCTGCCCCGCGTCGTACGGCGAGCCGCCCAAGAGGCCCGCCGCGGGCGCAATCGCGGCCAGAGGGCGCTCGGGCGCTGGGCGGCGGGCCTTCGCCGGCTGGCCGCATTCGCCGTGATCGCCGTCATGCTCGCCGTCCCGGCGGCGGCGGCACTTGCCTGGCAGGGCCGCCTTCCGACCGGTCTCGCCGACCTCGCCATGCTCGCCGATCGCCTCGGCGTCGCCCTCGATCTCGACATCTCACATGTCGCCGTCGTAGGTCATCGTCACACGAGTGACGGGGAAATTTATTCTGCCCTGGGGCTCGATGAGCGTGCCACGTTCCTCGGCTTTTCCGGGGTGGCGGCGCGTGAACGCCTCGCTCGGCTCGCCTGGGTCGAGAGCACGCGGCTGGTCTACATCCTGCCCGATACCCTGATGGTCGAAGTCACCGAGCGCACACCGGGCCTCGTCTGGCAGAACCGCGGCATGCTCTTTCTCGTCGACGGCGCCGGCCACATCCTCGAGCCGGTTGCCCCGACCGCCTTCACGCAGTTGCCTCTCATCGTCGGCGAGGGCGCGCCCGAGGCTGCCCGCGACCTCTTCGATGTGATCGCGGCGCATGGCGCGCTCGCCGATGAGGTGCGCGCCTATGTTCGCGTTGCCGAGCGCCGCTGGACGCTCGAGTTGCGCGACGGTCGCAGCATCCATCTGCCGGCTGCCCGTGACGACATCGCGGGCGGCGAGCGGGCGATGCTCGCGGCCTCGCTCGCCACTGCCCGCCGTCTTCTGGACGATCCCCGGCTCGAGGGCGGTGTTTCCGAGATCGATCTCCGCGTGCCGGACGAGCCGCTGCTGCTCGTCGGACGCCGCGTGAGCGAGGCGACCGGCAGCGTGCGCCGGGGTGGCTGA
- a CDS encoding UDP-3-O-acyl-N-acetylglucosamine deacetylase has protein sequence MPHTARGFIGSSQTTLTREIVLSGNGVHSGAPVSMVLHPAEADVGIRFVALREGRIVADIPADFSQVCNATLCTVIGHPDTAVIATVEHLLAALRGLSVDNVVIEVDSGEIPIMDGSSSAFVAAIDEVGVAELDAPRKFIKVLKPIRVEEGDCWGELAPHTGFHLDVEIDFETPLIGRQRRHLELNPGAFRAELSRARTFGFMKDVEGLWRKNLALGASLDNTVALGDDRILNPEGLRYSDEFVRHKMLDAVGDLALAGAPLLCAYRSYRGGHRLNTNMLKALFADRDAWTMVHAPRRRDVARAGHQVGAMAANFAADRS, from the coding sequence ATGCCGCATACGGCCAGAGGGTTCATCGGCTCGAGCCAGACCACATTGACGCGCGAGATCGTGCTGTCGGGCAATGGCGTGCACAGCGGCGCGCCGGTCAGCATGGTTCTCCATCCGGCGGAAGCCGACGTCGGAATTCGCTTCGTGGCGCTGCGTGAAGGCCGGATCGTCGCGGACATTCCTGCCGACTTCTCCCAGGTCTGCAACGCCACCCTCTGTACCGTCATCGGTCATCCTGACACCGCAGTCATCGCGACGGTCGAACACCTCCTCGCCGCCCTTCGTGGCCTCAGCGTCGACAACGTCGTTATCGAGGTCGACAGCGGCGAAATTCCGATCATGGATGGCAGCTCTTCCGCATTCGTCGCCGCGATCGACGAGGTCGGCGTGGCCGAGCTGGACGCTCCCCGCAAGTTCATCAAGGTCTTGAAGCCGATCCGTGTCGAGGAAGGCGATTGCTGGGGCGAACTCGCACCGCATACGGGCTTCCATCTCGACGTCGAGATCGACTTCGAAACACCGCTCATCGGCCGCCAGCGCCGCCATCTCGAACTCAATCCGGGCGCCTTCCGGGCTGAGCTGTCCCGGGCCCGCACCTTCGGTTTCATGAAGGACGTCGAGGGCTTGTGGCGCAAAAATCTGGCTCTCGGCGCTTCCCTCGACAACACCGTCGCGCTCGGTGACGACCGCATCCTGAACCCGGAAGGACTGCGCTATTCGGACGAGTTCGTCCGTCACAAGATGCTGGACGCAGTCGGCGATCTGGCCCTCGCTGGTGCCCCGCTGCTTTGTGCCTATCGCTCCTATCGGGGTGGACATCGCCTGAACACCAACATGCTCAAGGCGCTCTTTGCCGACCGCGACGCTTGGACCATGGTACATGCGCCCCGTCGCCGTGACGTCGCTCGCGCAGGGCACCAGGTTGGCGCGATGGCGGCCAATTTTGCAGCCGATCGCAGCTGA
- the ftsZ gene encoding cell division protein FtsZ, protein MGIRLSLPNITELKPRICVIGVGGAGGNAINNMIAAGVTGVDFIVANTDAQALAMSSADIVVQLGTNLTEGLGAGARPEIGESAAEEAIDEIRSHISGCHMVFVAAGMGGGTGTGAAPVVARAAHEMGILTVGVVTKPFHFEGNRRMRVAEAGIAELGKQVDTLIVIPNQNLFRIANEKTTFAEAFVMADQVLHSGIACITDLIVREGLINLDFADVRAIMLNMGTAMMGTGEAAGERRALEAAELAIANPLLDEITMKGAKGLLVSITGSTAMTLYEVDEAASRVREEVDPEANIIVGATFDDSLGEKIRVSIVASGLASKSQAVRPPQPEMPRGAVASPHAASAVAAGQTASTPSPQAKPAPTVAQTSATQAQPANPPAAASAPPQPQRPNAPAADRPSSPLAGAPAGAPAGQAPRQAMVVEDDVTIELGPPRSIASTYARPAAGGERQPEPRPESATPTSTTGTQGGAFRPQAPAEIRSAPSRMPDLEAFPAHAQREYRAKSEGQQPEAPVQRKRASLFERLTGRGDGDSEPVESRAPVAPGQPQGSGHSATHNASPNAAPHSSTPNHQREATGRPAAKDTEIPSFFRRQGGGGNS, encoded by the coding sequence ATGGGCATCAGGCTTTCGCTTCCCAATATCACTGAGCTCAAGCCACGGATCTGCGTGATCGGTGTCGGTGGCGCCGGCGGCAACGCGATCAACAACATGATTGCGGCTGGCGTCACGGGTGTCGACTTCATCGTCGCCAACACGGATGCCCAGGCGCTGGCCATGTCGAGCGCGGACATCGTCGTCCAGCTTGGCACCAACCTCACCGAGGGGCTCGGCGCCGGCGCACGCCCCGAGATCGGAGAGAGCGCGGCCGAGGAGGCAATCGACGAGATCCGCTCGCACATTTCGGGCTGCCACATGGTGTTCGTCGCCGCCGGCATGGGTGGCGGCACCGGCACGGGCGCAGCGCCGGTGGTGGCGCGCGCGGCGCACGAGATGGGCATCTTGACGGTCGGTGTGGTCACCAAGCCGTTCCACTTCGAGGGCAATCGGCGCATGCGCGTCGCCGAGGCCGGCATCGCCGAACTCGGCAAGCAGGTCGACACCCTCATCGTCATCCCAAACCAGAACCTCTTTCGCATCGCCAACGAGAAGACGACCTTCGCCGAGGCCTTCGTGATGGCCGACCAGGTGCTGCACTCCGGCATCGCCTGCATCACCGATCTCATCGTGCGCGAGGGCCTGATCAACCTCGATTTCGCCGACGTCCGGGCCATCATGCTCAACATGGGCACAGCCATGATGGGGACCGGCGAAGCGGCTGGCGAGCGCCGTGCCCTCGAGGCAGCCGAACTCGCGATCGCCAATCCGCTGCTCGACGAGATCACGATGAAGGGGGCCAAGGGCCTGCTCGTCAGCATCACCGGCTCGACGGCCATGACGCTCTATGAGGTCGACGAGGCAGCGAGCCGCGTGCGTGAGGAAGTCGACCCGGAGGCCAACATCATCGTCGGTGCCACGTTCGACGACTCGCTCGGCGAAAAGATTCGCGTCTCGATCGTCGCATCGGGTCTCGCATCGAAGTCGCAGGCCGTCCGTCCGCCACAACCCGAGATGCCGCGCGGCGCGGTCGCCTCCCCTCATGCCGCTTCCGCGGTTGCCGCGGGGCAGACCGCGTCGACGCCTTCGCCTCAGGCGAAACCCGCTCCGACCGTTGCGCAGACGAGCGCTACCCAAGCGCAGCCGGCGAACCCGCCCGCCGCCGCATCGGCCCCGCCGCAGCCACAGCGGCCGAATGCGCCGGCCGCCGACCGTCCGTCATCGCCGCTCGCTGGCGCCCCCGCCGGGGCCCCGGCAGGCCAAGCCCCGCGACAGGCCATGGTGGTCGAGGACGACGTCACGATCGAACTCGGGCCACCGCGCAGCATCGCGTCCACCTACGCGCGTCCGGCCGCCGGTGGCGAGCGCCAGCCCGAGCCTCGCCCCGAGAGCGCCACGCCAACCTCCACGACCGGCACCCAGGGCGGTGCGTTCCGGCCCCAGGCACCGGCCGAGATCCGCTCCGCTCCGTCCCGCATGCCGGATCTCGAGGCGTTCCCGGCTCACGCCCAACGCGAGTATCGGGCCAAATCCGAGGGTCAGCAGCCCGAGGCCCCGGTGCAGCGCAAACGCGCCAGCCTGTTCGAGCGCCTGACCGGTCGCGGCGATGGCGACAGCGAGCCCGTCGAATCGCGCGCGCCCGTGGCGCCGGGACAGCCTCAAGGAAGTGGCCATTCCGCAACACACAACGCGTCACCGAACGCCGCGCCTCACTCGTCCACTCCCAATCACCAGCGGGAGGCGACCGGACGGCCTGCGGCTAAGGATACGGAAATACCGTCTTTTTTCCGCCGGCAGGGCGGTGGCGGGAACAGTTGA
- the murB gene encoding UDP-N-acetylmuramate dehydrogenase, translating into MADLVERIRADVPGLRGRLVAGASIADMTWFRVGGPVEALFTPADEADLAALLAGLDPATPVTVIGLSSNLLIRDGGVSGVVVRLARGFSDVAIEPASRLRAGAAVPDVKVARAAAEAGIAGLSFYRGIPGSIGGAIRMNAGAHGSETKDVLVEARAVGRDGRIVTLSNADLGYTYRHCAAPEELIFTEALFAGRPGDPAEIEAANEEVAAYREEHQPTRERTGGSTFKNPPGESAWKLIDAAGCRGLVIGGAMVSQKHCNFLINTGGASAEDIERLGETVRARVLAASGITLEWEIKRIGNALPGHATGEALAG; encoded by the coding sequence ATGGCGGATCTCGTCGAGCGCATTCGTGCCGATGTCCCGGGATTGCGGGGCCGTCTCGTCGCCGGTGCCTCGATTGCCGATATGACGTGGTTTCGGGTGGGTGGCCCGGTCGAGGCGCTCTTCACGCCCGCCGACGAGGCCGATCTGGCCGCCCTCCTCGCGGGTCTCGACCCGGCCACACCGGTCACGGTGATCGGGCTGTCCTCCAATCTGCTGATCCGCGACGGCGGCGTTTCCGGCGTCGTGGTGCGTCTCGCGCGGGGCTTTTCGGACGTCGCGATAGAGCCGGCGAGCCGCTTGCGGGCCGGGGCCGCGGTGCCGGACGTCAAGGTCGCGCGTGCCGCCGCCGAGGCGGGCATCGCTGGGCTCTCGTTCTACCGGGGCATCCCGGGCTCGATCGGCGGCGCCATCCGCATGAACGCTGGTGCCCATGGCTCCGAGACCAAGGACGTTCTGGTGGAGGCCCGCGCCGTTGGCCGCGATGGGCGGATCGTCACCTTGAGCAACGCCGACCTCGGCTACACCTACCGCCATTGCGCCGCCCCCGAGGAACTCATCTTCACCGAGGCACTCTTTGCTGGCCGGCCCGGCGATCCCGCCGAGATCGAGGCGGCCAACGAGGAGGTCGCCGCCTACCGCGAGGAGCATCAGCCGACGCGCGAGCGCACGGGGGGCTCCACGTTCAAGAATCCACCGGGCGAGAGTGCCTGGAAACTGATCGACGCGGCCGGCTGCCGTGGCCTCGTGATCGGCGGCGCGATGGTCTCGCAAAAGCACTGCAACTTCCTGATCAATACGGGTGGGGCCAGCGCCGAGGACATCGAGCGGCTCGGCGAGACGGTGCGCGCGCGCGTTCTGGCGGCGAGCGGCATCACCCTCGAATGGGAGATCAAGCGCATCGGCAACGCCCTGCCGGGCCACGCCACCGGCGAGGCCCTGGCGGGTTAG